The region AGTAGCGGCCCAGCATGTTGATGTGATGGCGGACGAACGGGGAGAGGCGGGCCTGTGCCGTTCAGAAACGCGTCACTGCTGGTCATGCCACGTACCTGTACTCATTGATCAGGCCACCAAGGACACGGGTCCGGAGCAGTCGTCGTGGGGTTTTCAGGTCGGTCAGCGGCGCCGTGTCGTGGTCGGCGAGGGGAGGTAGTTGCTCCCGGGCCTGATGCGGTCGATGTCCGTTGTAGTGTCCGGCGTAGGTGCTGAGAACACGGAGAGCGTGGCGCTCGCTCCAGAGCAACAGGTGGTCGAGGGGCTCGCGCCGCAGTGTCCCGATGACCCTTTCGCAGTGTGCGTTCATCCGCGGGGACTGCGGGGCGATCTTGACGGTTTCGATGCCCTCAGCTTCGAAGACGGCGTCGAAGGACTCGGTGTATTTGCCGTCCCGGTCGCGGATCAAGAAGCGCAACGACTCCAGGCGCACGCCCGACTCAAGAGCGAGGTTTCGGGCCTGCTGGGCTGTCCACTGTGCGGTCGGATGCGCGGTTACGCCAGCGATGTGGAGGCGGCGTGTGTCGTGCTCGAGGAAGACCAGCGCGTAGACCCGGCGAAGATCCACCAGGTCGATGTGCAGGAAGTCGCAGGCAATGATGGCTTCGGCCTGGGATGTCAGGAACTCGCGCCATGTCGGCCCGGCGCGGCGGGGAGCCGGGTCGACACCGGCGGCGGTCAAGATCTTCCAGACCGTGGAGGCGCCGATCCTGTGGCCCAGCCGGGCGAGCTCCCCCTGGATCCTGCGGCAACCCCAGCGCGGGTTCTCCCGTGCCAGCCGCAGCACCAACTCCTTCATGACTTCCGCTGTCGCTGGCCGACCCGACCTGCTCCGACACTCACTGTGGTCCCACGTGCGTGCAACGAGACGTCGATGCCAACCCAGCAACGTCCCTGGTGTCACAGGGAACACTTGCGCCCAGCGACGCCGGGGTAGCAGCGAGGACAATGCCGCGAACCACAACCGGTCTGCCCACTGATACCGCACCGGCCTCGCAAGTTGCCTGCGCAGCACCGCGTTCTCGTGCCGGAGCACGAGCAACTCAGCGTCTCTGGACGTCTGCCGACGCAGCAACACCGCTGGGACCGAAAGAAGCTTCCTCGTGACCTCATACACCAGTGACACGATCACCCGGACATGGTCCCAGCGCGCCCGCTGATCCCGCCAGACCACCTACGACATGCAACGACGCATTTCTGAACGGCACAGGATGCAAACCTGCCGGCGTGAACTGCCGGACCGGACGTTGATCTGGAATCAGAGGCAACTGCTCTACGCTCTGCGGGAGTTCGAACAGCTCTATCACTCTCATCGCGCCCACCAGGGCATCGCGAACGCCCGGCCGCCGCACCCGTTGCCCACGCCGATCAACGATCCGGAACAGAACACCGGCCCCGACATACGAAGACCCGACCGCCTCGGCGGCACCCTCCACGCATACCGGCATACCCCATGACCTGCACGGATGGGATTTCCGGCAAGCCCTCGTCCGCTTGGCACACTATTTTTCGCCGAGAAACCCCCGCCGACTGTCTCGCCACAGCGCTCCAGAGCCGGATACGGCACTCGCGCCCTGGGAGTGACCTATCTGCCGGCGGACGCCAAGGGGTTTTGCCTCGCCTTGACGCAGGTCGCTCGCAACGACCAGGACGCCCGCGTGCGACCTGCCTGCGAAAACCGACTCAGCGACATCACCGACAGTCCCCCCATCCCTGTCGCATGGGGAGCGCGACTCCGTGCTCCCACCCTGAAAGGAGGTCGAGAGCCGACAAGGGTCCTTATGCCTCTCGATGCAGAGAGCATCCGAATCGACCGGGTGACCCCAGGGGCCTACGGTTGCCGACGGCACACAGGGGCGCGGTACGGCACCGCACGTCTACCGGATCGGGTGACGGACAAACCGGGCGGCGTTGACACGTCTGCGAGTTGGGAGCACAAGGGCTCCCAGAGGGCTCCCACTTGCTCCCAGCCCGGAAACAGTTAAGGCCGCCCCCGCTACCCGCGGAAACGGCCTCCGACCTGCGAAAACGCTGGTCGGGACGACAGGATTTGAACCTGCGACCCCTTGACCCCCAGTCAAGTGCGCTACCAAGCTGCGCCACGTCCCGGTGCTCGTTCGGCTTGGGCTTTCCCCTCGCCGACCGCGCATGAAGAACAATACCGCACCTCAGGGGGTGGCTGCTGCCACCCCAGGGTGAAGATCGGGAGTCCGGCGGGACCAGCCGGGGTGTTCACTCAGTGAGAGCGGATGGTTGCTCAGCGTTAGCCAGAGGGGGCGTGGGCTGCGGCGTTGGCGGGGAGGGGGGTACTTGACCTGAAGTTTGGTTTAAGTTGCACGCTCGGTCCATGACCTTCACCGACGTTCACACCGCGCAGGGGTACGACGATCTTCCTCGGCTGATGAGCCTGATGACCGGGGACGAGAAGCACGGACCGGCCGCGACCTCGACGCTTGACGTGGTCTGGGTGCTCTACGACCGGTGCTGCGGGTCTCGCCGGAGGCGGTGGACGCTCCGGACCGGGATCGGTTTCTGCTGTCCAAGGGGCACGGGCCGATGGCGTACTACGCCGTGCTCGCCGCCAAGGGGTTCCTGCCCGAGTCGCTGCTGCCGGGGTTCGGGGGGTACGAGTCGCCGCTGGGGCACCATCCGGATCGGGTGCTCGTACCGGGTGCCGAGATCAGCAGTGGCTCGCTCGGGCATGGGCTGCCGTTGGCCGTGGGGAGTGCGCTCGGGTTGCGGGCGCAGGGCCGTTCCGGGCCGGCGGTGTGGGTGCTCGTCGGCGACGCCGAGCTGGACGAGGGCAGCAATCACGAGGCGATCGCGTATGCGGGGGCCGTCGGGCTGGAGCGGTTGCACACGGTCGTTGTCGACAACGCCTCCGCCACCCATGGCCGGCCCGGGGGCATCGCCGCGCGCTTCGAGGCCGCGGGGTGGTCCACGGCGAGCGTGGACGGGCGTGATCACCAGGCGCTGTACGAGGCGTACACCGCGCCGCACCCGGGGCGGCCGCATGCCGTGGTGGCCCGGGTCGAGGCCAAGGTCTGATTCGTTTCCAGGGTGAGAGGAACTGTCTGCAATGGACACCATGCGTGAGCGTTTCGCCGCCACCGTCTCCCGTCTTCTCGACGACGACCCCCGGCTGGCCGTCGTGCTGGCGGAGATCGGTAAGGACGGCTTCACGGACGCGGCCCGGGCGCATCCCGACCGGGTGATCAATGTCGGCATCCGCGAGCAGTTGCTGGTCGGCGCCGGCGGTGGACTGGCGCTGACCGGGATGCGGCCGATTCTGCACACCTTCGCCAGCTTTCTGGTCGAGCGGCCCTTTGAGCAGGTCAAGCTGGACTTCGGGCATCAGGGTGTGGGCGGGGTGCTGGTGAGCGCGGCCGGGTCGTACGACTGGCCCGCGGGCGGCTACACCCATATGGCTCCCGGCGATGTGGCCCTGCTGGACACGCTCGACGGCTGGACCATCCATGTGCCCGGCCATCCGGAGGAGGCCGAGACGCTGCTGCGGGACGCGGCCGCGGCCGGTGACGACTCGGTGTACGTACGGCTGTCGGCACACTCCAACTCCGCCCCGCGGGACATCGCCCCCGGCCGCTTCCTGACCGTACGGGAGGGGCGCGGCGGCGTGGTGATCGCGGTCGGGCCGATGCTCGACAGCGTGCTCACGGCCGTCGAGGGGCTGGATGTGACCGTGCTGTACGCCACGACGGTGCGGCCCTTCGACGAGCGGGCGTTGCGTGCGGGCGCGGGGGCCGGGGCGGCAGTCGATGTCGTGCTTGTCGAGCCGTATCTCGCGGGCACCTCGACCGCCGCCGTCAACGACGCGCTCGCCGATCGCCCGCATCGGGTGCTCGGCCTGGGCATCCCCCGGCGCGAGCTGCGCCGCTACGGCACGATCGACGAGCATCTCGCGAGGCAGGGGCTGGACCCGGCGTCGTTGCGGGAGCGCATCT is a window of Streptomyces violaceusniger Tu 4113 DNA encoding:
- a CDS encoding transketolase family protein: MDTMRERFAATVSRLLDDDPRLAVVLAEIGKDGFTDAARAHPDRVINVGIREQLLVGAGGGLALTGMRPILHTFASFLVERPFEQVKLDFGHQGVGGVLVSAAGSYDWPAGGYTHMAPGDVALLDTLDGWTIHVPGHPEEAETLLRDAAAAGDDSVYVRLSAHSNSAPRDIAPGRFLTVREGRGGVVIAVGPMLDSVLTAVEGLDVTVLYATTVRPFDERALRAGAGAGAAVDVVLVEPYLAGTSTAAVNDALADRPHRVLGLGIPRRELRRYGTIDEHLARQGLDPASLRERISGFLR
- a CDS encoding integrase core domain-containing protein, which encodes MIVSLVYEVTRKLLSVPAVLLRRQTSRDAELLVLRHENAVLRRQLARPVRYQWADRLWFAALSSLLPRRRWAQVFPVTPGTLLGWHRRLVARTWDHSECRSRSGRPATAEVMKELVLRLARENPRWGCRRIQGELARLGHRIGASTVWKILTAAGVDPAPRRAGPTWREFLTSQAEAIIACDFLHIDLVDLRRVYALVFLEHDTRRLHIAGVTAHPTAQWTAQQARNLALESGVRLESLRFLIRDRDGKYTESFDAVFEAEGIETVKIAPQSPRMNAHCERVIGTLRREPLDHLLLWSERHALRVLSTYAGHYNGHRPHQAREQLPPLADHDTAPLTDLKTPRRLLRTRVLGGLINEYRYVA